DNA sequence from the Runella rosea genome:
AAACCATGATTTTCATAGCTTAATGGTCTGTTTTTTTAGGTTGTTCCATAACTCGAACTGCTCCAATCGTATCAGAGTGTGCAATGGCCAACAAAAGCCCGAAATCATCATTTTCGTCGATTTTAAGTAATCGACATTGTATCGCACGATTATAACCCTTTGATAACAGGCCATAGAATAAAGGAAAAAGGTAAGGCGACTTATATTCCTGATTTGAAATGGGCAACGTCAAACTCAATATTGGGGCGAGTGATGTAAGTGTCATCGTACCGAAAAATGAAACTGTCAGGCGTTTCAATCAGTTCGCCCACTGCTTCATGATTAAGATAGACAGTCGCCTTTCTCATAATTTAACGGTCAGGTTAAGTTCTAAACCC
Encoded proteins:
- a CDS encoding HipA N-terminal domain-containing protein, which gives rise to MTLTSLAPILSLTLPISNQEYKSPYLFPLFYGLLSKGYNRAIQCRLLKIDENDDFGLLLAIAHSDTIGAVRVMEQPKKTDH